The Streptococcus pluranimalium genome contains a region encoding:
- the tpiA gene encoding triose-phosphate isomerase, protein MSRKPIIAGNWKMNKNPQEAKAFVEAIAGKLPATDKVEAAIAAPAVDLVALLDANVEGLKVAAQNTYSEDAGAFTGETSPKVLSEMGVDYVVIGHSERRDYFHETDEDINKKAHAIFKNGMTPIICCGESLETYEAGKAEEFVGAQVSAALKDLSAEQVASLVIAYEPIWAIGTGKSATQDDAQKMCKAVRDVVAADFGQEVADKVRVQYGGSVKPENVASYMSCEDVDGALVGGASLEAESFLALLEF, encoded by the coding sequence ATGTCACGTAAACCAATTATTGCCGGAAACTGGAAAATGAACAAAAACCCTCAAGAAGCCAAAGCTTTTGTTGAGGCAATTGCAGGTAAATTACCAGCAACTGACAAAGTAGAAGCAGCTATTGCAGCACCAGCTGTTGACTTAGTAGCCTTGCTTGACGCTAATGTTGAAGGACTTAAAGTTGCTGCTCAAAACACTTATTCAGAAGATGCTGGAGCCTTCACTGGTGAAACATCTCCAAAAGTATTGTCAGAAATGGGTGTTGATTACGTTGTTATTGGTCACTCAGAACGTCGTGACTACTTCCACGAAACTGATGAAGACATCAACAAAAAAGCTCACGCTATCTTTAAAAATGGTATGACGCCAATCATCTGTTGTGGTGAGTCTCTTGAAACTTATGAAGCTGGTAAAGCCGAAGAGTTTGTAGGAGCACAAGTTTCAGCAGCATTGAAAGATTTGTCAGCTGAACAAGTAGCATCACTTGTTATTGCTTACGAACCAATCTGGGCTATCGGTACTGGTAAATCAGCTACTCAAGACGACGCTCAAAAAATGTGTAAAGCTGTTCGTGATGTTGTTGCAGCAGATTTTGGTCAAGAAGTTGCAGACAAAGTTCGTGTTCAATACGGTGGATCAGTAAAACCTGAAAATGTTGCTTCATACATGTCTTGCGAAGATGTTGATGGTGCACTTGTTGGTGGAGCATCACTTGAAGCTGAAAGCTTCCTTGCTTTGCTTGAATTCTAA
- the tuf gene encoding elongation factor Tu, with protein MAKEKYDRSKPHVNIGTIGHVDHGKTTLTAAITTVLARRLPSSVNQPKDYASIDAAPEERERGITINTAHVEYETEARHYAHIDAPGHADYVKNMITGAAQMDGAILVVASTDGPMPQTREHILLSRQVGVKNLIVFMNKVDLVDDEELLELVEMEIRDLLSEYDFPGDDLPVVQGSALKALEGDTAQEDVIMELMSIVDSYIPEPERDTDKPLLLPVEDVFSITGRGTVASGRIDRGTVKVNDEVEIVGIKDEISKAVVTGVEMFRKQLDEGLAGDNVGVLLRGVQRDEIERGQVLAKPGSINPHTKFKGEVYVLSKEEGGRHTPFFDNYRPQFYFRTTDVTGSIKLPEGTEMVMPGDNVTIEVELIHPIAVEQGTTFSIREGGRTVGSGIVSEIEA; from the coding sequence ATGGCAAAAGAAAAATACGATCGTAGTAAACCACACGTTAACATTGGTACAATTGGACACGTTGACCACGGTAAAACTACATTGACAGCAGCTATCACAACTGTATTGGCACGTCGCTTGCCTTCATCAGTTAACCAACCAAAAGACTATGCGTCTATCGATGCTGCTCCAGAAGAACGCGAACGCGGAATCACAATCAACACTGCACACGTTGAGTATGAAACTGAAGCTCGCCACTACGCTCACATCGACGCTCCAGGTCACGCGGACTACGTTAAAAACATGATCACTGGTGCCGCTCAAATGGACGGAGCTATCCTTGTAGTAGCTTCTACAGATGGACCAATGCCACAAACTCGTGAGCACATCCTTCTTTCACGTCAGGTTGGTGTTAAAAACCTTATCGTCTTCATGAACAAAGTTGACCTTGTTGATGATGAAGAATTGCTTGAATTGGTTGAAATGGAAATCCGTGACCTTCTTTCAGAATACGATTTCCCAGGTGATGATCTTCCAGTTGTTCAAGGTTCAGCTCTTAAAGCGCTTGAAGGTGATACAGCTCAAGAAGATGTTATCATGGAATTGATGTCAATCGTTGACTCATACATTCCAGAACCAGAACGCGATACTGACAAACCATTGCTTCTTCCAGTTGAGGATGTATTCTCAATCACTGGACGTGGTACTGTTGCTTCAGGACGTATCGACCGTGGTACTGTTAAAGTTAACGACGAAGTTGAAATCGTTGGTATCAAAGACGAAATCTCTAAAGCAGTTGTTACTGGTGTTGAAATGTTCCGTAAACAACTTGACGAAGGTCTTGCTGGAGATAACGTTGGTGTTCTTCTTCGTGGTGTTCAACGTGATGAAATCGAACGTGGTCAAGTTCTTGCTAAACCAGGTTCAATCAACCCACACACTAAATTCAAAGGTGAAGTTTACGTTCTTTCTAAAGAAGAAGGTGGACGTCACACTCCATTCTTCGACAACTACCGTCCTCAGTTCTACTTCCGTACAACTGACGTAACTGGTTCAATCAAATTGCCAGAAGGTACTGAAATGGTAATGCCTGGTGATAACGTAACTATCGAAGTTGAGTTGATCCATCCAATCGCCGTTGAACAAGGTACTACTTTCTCTATCCGTGAAGGTGGACGTACTGTTGGTTCAGGTATCGTTTCAGAAATCGAAGCTTAA
- the ftsW gene encoding cell division peptidoglycan polymerase FtsW: protein MHIEKKHLLNYSILLPYLILSVLGLIIVYSTTSATLVNYGLNPFKSMLNQGGFWIISLLAILFIYRLRLNFLKNSKILTGVLLIEVILLLIARFFTQEVNGAHGWIVIGPVSFQPAEYLKILVIWFLAFTFSRRQRSIAVYDYQALTRRRWWPRNASDFTDWRLICLFLIGLVAAQPDLGNAAIIVLTVLIMITVSGIGYRWFSAIFLSTTAASALFLGIIGVVGVETMAKVPVFGYVAKRFSAFYNPFKDLTDSGHQLAHSYYAMSNGGWFGMGLGNSIEKRGYLPEATTDFVFSIVMEEFGMIGACLILALVFFLILRIILVGVKAKNAFNAMMAIGVGGMMLMQVFVNIGGISGLIPSTGVTFPFLSQGGNSLLVLSVAIALVLNIDANEKRMEIIEESERMMSED, encoded by the coding sequence ATGCATATCGAAAAAAAACATCTCCTAAACTATTCGATACTCTTGCCCTATTTGATTTTATCGGTATTAGGCTTGATTATTGTTTATTCTACTACCAGTGCAACCTTGGTTAATTATGGATTAAATCCTTTTAAATCAATGCTTAATCAAGGGGGTTTTTGGATCATTAGCCTCTTAGCTATTTTGTTTATTTATCGGCTAAGATTGAATTTTTTAAAAAATTCAAAAATCCTTACTGGTGTTCTTCTTATAGAGGTTATTCTCTTACTAATAGCTCGATTTTTTACACAAGAAGTTAATGGTGCACACGGTTGGATCGTTATTGGACCGGTTAGCTTTCAACCAGCAGAATATTTAAAAATCCTAGTTATCTGGTTTTTAGCGTTTACATTTAGTCGTAGGCAGAGGTCAATTGCTGTCTATGATTATCAAGCTTTGACACGGAGACGCTGGTGGCCTCGCAATGCTAGTGATTTCACTGATTGGCGACTAATTTGTCTATTTTTAATAGGTCTTGTCGCAGCTCAACCTGACCTTGGTAATGCTGCTATCATCGTTTTGACTGTTCTCATTATGATTACTGTGAGTGGTATTGGCTATCGTTGGTTCTCAGCTATTTTTCTTAGTACAACAGCAGCATCAGCACTGTTTTTGGGAATAATTGGGGTAGTCGGTGTAGAAACAATGGCTAAAGTACCAGTCTTTGGCTATGTTGCCAAACGTTTTAGCGCTTTTTACAATCCTTTTAAAGATTTGACGGATTCGGGACACCAGTTAGCACATTCCTATTATGCCATGAGTAATGGTGGTTGGTTTGGAATGGGTCTGGGCAACTCCATCGAAAAACGTGGCTATCTTCCAGAGGCAACGACGGACTTTGTCTTCTCCATTGTAATGGAAGAGTTTGGAATGATAGGGGCATGTTTGATTTTAGCCTTAGTTTTCTTTTTAATTTTGAGAATTATTTTGGTTGGTGTAAAAGCAAAAAATGCTTTCAATGCAATGATGGCTATCGGGGTTGGTGGCATGATGTTGATGCAGGTTTTTGTTAATATTGGAGGTATCTCTGGCTTAATTCCATCCACAGGGGTTACATTTCCTTTTCTGTCACAAGGAGGAAATAGTCTTCTAGTCTTATCGGTAGCCATAGCTCTCGTATTAAATATAGATGCTAATGAAAAACGTATGGAAATCATTGAAGAATCCGAAAGAATGATGTCTGAAGACTGA
- the ppc gene encoding phosphoenolpyruvate carboxylase, which yields MDITKLESSSNQVLIQEEVEILTQLLEEITQGLVGEDVYSKIKELTNLSKAEDYQGLQNVISTINNEEMVLISRYFSILPLLINIAEDVDLAYEVNYQNNINKDYLGKLSTVMGMIAENEQGAEVINHLNVVPVLTAHPTQVQRKTMLELTNHIHELLRKHRDVKLGLINEEKWYADMRRYIQMMMQTDIIREKKLKVKNEITNVMEYYPSSLIKAITKLTQEYKALAVKNGIALKNPKPITMGMWIGGDRDGNPFVTAETLRLSATLQSEVILTYYIEKISELYRQFSLSSSLTAVSDGVLELAKKSLDHSEFRENEPYRKAFSYIQAKLVNTLVDMKGPEADFSKDLSKLGQQSRQPHTADYHLANAGHYRLVNDLYISVEEFKADLRIIQDSLEENGMASLIKGDFSEICQAVDVFGFFLATIDMRQDSSVQEACVAELLKTANIESDYSSLSEEEKCHLLLKELVEDPRQLSATNVTKSELLEKELAIYQTARELKDRLGEDVIKQHIISHTETVSDMLELAIMLKEVGLLDKDRSRIQIVPLFETIEDLENAKGIMTDYLNLDIVKTWLKDHQGYQEVMLGYSDSNKDGGYLASGWTLYKAQNELTKLGEQFGVKMTFFHGRGGTVGRGGGPSYDAITSQPFGSIKDRIRLTEQGEVIGTKYGNKDSAYYNLEMLISATLDRMVTRMITDPSKIDDYRSIMEGIVADSNSIYRDLVFGNPHFYDYFFEASPIKEVSSLNIGSRPAARKTITEISGLRAIPWVFSWSQNRVMFPGWYGVGSSFQNFIDKDPANLAILQEMYQSWPFFKSLLANVDMVLSKSNMNIAFQYAQMAESQEVRDVFLTILDEWQLTKNVILAIEKHDELIEDLPNLKNSLNYRLPYFNVLNYIQIELIRRLRAGKLDPSQEKLIHITINGIATGLRNSG from the coding sequence GTGGACATCACTAAATTAGAAAGCAGTAGCAATCAAGTTCTTATTCAAGAAGAAGTTGAGATTCTAACCCAACTGTTAGAAGAGATAACTCAAGGGCTTGTTGGCGAAGATGTTTATTCTAAAATAAAAGAATTAACAAACTTATCAAAAGCTGAGGATTATCAAGGTTTGCAGAATGTTATTTCGACGATTAACAACGAAGAAATGGTCTTGATTTCACGCTATTTTAGTATCTTACCGTTATTAATCAATATAGCTGAAGATGTTGATTTAGCTTATGAGGTTAATTATCAAAATAACATTAACAAGGATTACCTTGGAAAATTGTCCACAGTTATGGGAATGATTGCAGAAAATGAACAGGGTGCTGAGGTTATCAATCATTTAAACGTCGTTCCAGTTTTAACAGCCCACCCTACACAGGTTCAACGTAAAACAATGCTTGAGTTGACCAACCATATTCATGAGCTTCTAAGGAAACATCGTGATGTCAAATTAGGTCTTATCAATGAGGAAAAATGGTATGCAGACATGCGCCGTTATATCCAGATGATGATGCAAACGGATATTATCCGTGAGAAAAAACTAAAAGTTAAAAACGAAATCACCAATGTCATGGAGTATTACCCATCTTCCTTGATTAAAGCGATCACCAAGCTAACCCAAGAATACAAAGCTTTAGCGGTTAAAAACGGTATAGCTCTTAAAAATCCCAAGCCAATCACGATGGGGATGTGGATTGGTGGTGACCGAGATGGGAATCCTTTTGTAACAGCTGAAACCTTACGACTATCTGCAACCCTTCAAAGTGAAGTGATCCTAACCTACTACATTGAAAAAATCTCAGAACTTTACCGTCAATTTTCATTATCAAGTAGTTTGACAGCTGTGTCAGATGGTGTTTTGGAGTTAGCCAAAAAATCTTTGGATCATTCAGAGTTTCGTGAAAACGAACCTTATCGTAAAGCGTTTAGCTATATTCAAGCAAAATTGGTTAATACATTGGTTGACATGAAGGGCCCAGAAGCTGATTTTTCAAAGGATTTAAGCAAATTAGGACAACAGTCTCGTCAACCACACACCGCTGATTATCACTTGGCTAATGCTGGTCATTATAGACTAGTTAATGATTTATATATCAGTGTTGAGGAATTTAAGGCTGACTTGAGAATTATCCAGGATTCCTTAGAAGAAAATGGAATGGCTAGTCTAATCAAAGGTGATTTTTCAGAAATATGCCAAGCTGTTGATGTGTTTGGTTTCTTTTTAGCAACGATTGATATGCGTCAAGATTCTAGTGTTCAAGAAGCTTGCGTCGCAGAACTTTTGAAAACAGCTAATATCGAGAGTGACTATAGTTCTTTATCTGAGGAAGAAAAATGTCACTTGTTATTGAAAGAATTGGTAGAAGATCCTCGTCAGCTTTCAGCTACCAATGTGACAAAGTCAGAATTGTTGGAAAAAGAATTAGCTATTTACCAGACAGCGCGTGAGTTGAAAGACCGTCTGGGTGAAGACGTGATTAAACAGCATATCATTTCTCACACAGAAACCGTTTCAGATATGCTTGAATTAGCTATTATGCTTAAAGAGGTAGGACTCCTAGATAAGGACCGTTCTCGTATTCAGATTGTACCTTTATTTGAAACCATTGAGGATTTGGAAAATGCGAAAGGCATTATGACTGATTACCTCAATCTTGATATTGTGAAAACATGGCTCAAAGACCATCAGGGCTATCAAGAAGTCATGCTAGGCTATTCAGACTCTAACAAAGATGGTGGCTATTTAGCTTCTGGATGGACACTCTACAAGGCTCAAAACGAATTGACAAAACTTGGTGAGCAATTTGGTGTTAAGATGACCTTCTTCCATGGTCGAGGGGGAACCGTTGGTCGAGGTGGTGGTCCATCTTATGATGCCATCACATCACAACCTTTTGGCTCTATTAAAGACCGCATTCGCTTAACAGAGCAGGGTGAAGTTATTGGAACAAAATACGGTAACAAGGATTCAGCCTACTACAATTTAGAAATGTTGATCTCGGCAACCCTTGATCGTATGGTAACTCGGATGATTACAGATCCTAGCAAAATAGACGATTATCGTTCTATCATGGAAGGTATTGTAGCGGACAGTAATTCGATTTACCGTGATCTTGTTTTTGGAAATCCTCATTTCTATGATTATTTCTTTGAAGCAAGTCCAATCAAGGAAGTTTCAAGCCTTAACATTGGTTCGCGCCCTGCAGCCCGTAAAACCATTACGGAAATTTCAGGACTTCGTGCCATTCCATGGGTATTCTCATGGTCCCAAAACCGTGTCATGTTTCCTGGCTGGTATGGTGTTGGCTCTAGCTTCCAAAACTTTATTGATAAGGATCCAGCGAACTTAGCTATTTTGCAAGAAATGTACCAGTCATGGCCATTCTTTAAATCACTTTTGGCTAATGTGGACATGGTTCTTTCAAAGTCAAATATGAACATCGCTTTCCAATACGCTCAAATGGCTGAAAGCCAAGAAGTTAGAGATGTCTTTTTAACTATTCTAGATGAATGGCAATTAACCAAAAATGTTATTTTAGCTATTGAAAAGCATGATGAGTTAATAGAAGATCTTCCTAATCTCAAAAATAGTTTGAATTACCGTTTGCCTTACTTCAATGTTCTGAATTATATTCAAATTGAATTGATTAGACGTCTTAGAGCAGGCAAACTTGATCCTAGCCAAGAAAAATTGATTCATATTACCATCAATGGTATTGCGACTGGTTTACGTAATTCAGGTTGA